Proteins co-encoded in one Ananas comosus cultivar F153 linkage group 15, ASM154086v1, whole genome shotgun sequence genomic window:
- the LOC109721510 gene encoding acyl-CoA-binding domain-containing protein 4-like: MGGPGVRWGHTCNAVERGRFLYVFGGYGAGKCQTNDVHVFDTVSQTWSKPTLMGNPPSPRDSHSCTTVGNKLFVFGGTDGKKPLKDLHILDTSSNAWIQPTVEGRGPDAREGHTASLVDRWIFIFGGCGISSDTHQEVYYNDLFMLNTEELIWRHVMTSGNPPSGRDSHTCSSWRNKLIVIGGEDSSDCYLSDVYVLDTETLSWEKMITAGQAFPPRAGHTAMTIGSNIFVFGGFRDDRNLYDDLCVLDVDRRTWSRLMPVNQGPSARFSMAGDCLDASKGTLVLIGGCNQSLEALHDIYYLHTDMPIINGLLDERRERISIRRELKRKCQEEYLPKERLKKDNSAPQIALGADSIQLENMQQFSQSGRKARHPKAARKIEFEARIMNINHHGYAIETVIGGKVFHGLLFSCTSIPCQGNDANANEKAATEAGHYKESMQQPTVNDENPVRQQAESSEQPPGNLESLADSYAEVRNAVMNCAKEVQNENPHENAPPSAIETRTSLASEAPEANE, from the exons ATGGGGGGGCCGGGGGTGAGGTGGGGGCACACGTGCAACGCCGTCGAGAGGGGGCGGTTCCTCTACGTCTTCGGCGGCTACGGCGCCGGCAAGTGCCAGACCAACGACGTCCACGTCTTCGACACCG TTTCTCAGACCTGGAGCAAACCGACGTTAATGGGCAATCCACCTTCTCCGAGGGACAGCCATAGCTGCACGACTGTTGGGAACAAGCTGTTTGTCTTTGGTGGAACTGACGGGAAAAAACCGCTCAAAGATTTGCATATTTTAGACACCT CATCCAATGCCTGGATTCAACCAACTGTAGAAGGCAGAGGACCAGATGCACGCGAGGGGCATACTGCTTCCCTTGTAGACAGATGGATTTTCATCTTTGGAGGCTGCGGGATATCTAGCGATACTCATCAAGAAGTATATTATAACGATCTTTTCATGCTGAACACAG AAGAACTGATCTGGAGGCATGTTATGACATCCGGCAACCCTCCTTCAGGCCGTGATAGCCATACTTGTTCGTCATGGAGGAACAAACTTATAGTGATTGGCGGTGAAGACTCTTCAGATTGCTATTTATCTGATGTTTATGTACTAGACACAG AAACTCTTTCATGGGAGAAAATGATTACAGCAGGACAGGCGTTTCCACCTCGTGCTGGGCACACAGCTATGACCATTGGAagtaatatatttgtatttggGGGCTTCAGAGATGATAGGAACCTTTATGATGACCTCTGCGTACTAGATGTTG ATAGACGTACTTGGAGCAGATTGATGCCTGTAAACCAGGGACCTTCTGCTCGTTTTTCTATGGCGGGTGATTGCTTGGATGCATCAAAAGGAACACTTGTCTTAATTGGTGGGTGCAATCAATCTCTTGAAGCACTTCATGACATTTATTATTTACATACAG ATATGCCGATAATAAATGGATTGCTTGAtgaaaggagagagaggataTCCATCAGGAGAGAGTTGAAGAGGAAGTGCCAAGAAGAATATCTTCCAAAAGAACGATTGAAGAAGGATAACAGTGCACCTCAGATTGCGTTGGGAGCTGACTCCATTCAGCTTGAGAATATGCAGCAATTCAGTCAGTCAG GCAGAAAGGCGCGTCATCCCAAAGCCGCTAGAAAAATCGAGTTTGAAGCAAGAATTATGAATATTAATCACCATGGATATGCAATTGAAACGGTTATTGGCGGGAAAGTGTTTCATGGCTTGCTATTCTCTTGCACATCAATCCCTTGTCAAGGCAATGATGCTAATGCTAACGA GAAAGCGGCAACCGAAGCTGGGCATTATAAAGAGAGCATGCAGCAGCCTACTGTTAATGACGAGAATCCTGTCCGACAGCAAGCGGAAAGCTCAGAACAG CCACCAGGAAATTTGGAGTCCCTAGCAGATTCGTATGCAGAGGTAAGGAATGCAGTAATGAACTGTGCAAAGGAAGTCCAAAACGAAAACCCACATGAAAATGCACCTCCTTCCGCTATTGAAACACGGACCTCATTGGCAAGCGAAG CTCCAGAGGCCAATGAGTAG
- the LOC109720940 gene encoding protein SPIRAL1-like 3 has protein sequence MGRGVSSGGGQSSLGYLFGSGEAPKAVENAAPAPAPVQKPASPPPVDASKQIPAGIQGCQANNYFRADGQNSGNFITERPSTKVHAAPGGGSSLNYLFGGGEGK, from the exons ATGGGCCGTGGAGTCAGCAGCGGGGGAGGTCAGAGTTCCTTGGGCTACCTTTTTGGGAGTGGCGAGGCTCCCAAAGCAGTTGAGAATGCTGCACCTGCACCTGCACCTGTTCAGAAGCCAGCTTCTCCTCCACCGGTTGATGCCAGCAAGCAGATACCGGCAGGCATCCAAGGCTGCCAGGCAAACAACTATTTCCGTGCAGATGGCCAGAACAGTGGCAATTTCATTACG GAGCGACCTTCGACGAAGGTGCATGCTGCTCCGGGAGGTGGCTCTTCCCTCAACTACCTTTTTGGTGGCGGCGAGGGCAAATGA
- the LOC109720939 gene encoding putative methylesterase 11, chloroplastic, with the protein MGAVLSCFSDAPEETKQRRAPRPPPPGRRAHRVNEAAAAAAAAAVVGLGSSERWGRRAGRKERAAEEALIHEQALAAAAALVLQQSGAGIGSAPFDRSASLRYPGQGHKKQPLPRSSSSRPRSLADPVLQPQQLVQQGIKAEDLETNHFVLVHGGGFGAWCWYKTIALLEDGGFKVNAIDLTGSGIHSYDTNKITSLTDYVKPLTTFLETLGDTEKAILVGHDIGGACISYAMEMFPSKVAKAVFLCAAMLTNGQSTLDMFQQQADTNDLLRQAQVFVYSNGKEQPPTAINLDKAFVKDLLFNQSPAKDVSLSLVSMRPIPFAPVLEKLSLTDEKFGSVRRFYIETTEDNAIPLSLQQSMCSSNPAEKVFRLKGSDHSPFFSKPQALHKLLVEIANIPSAQVS; encoded by the exons ATGGGGGCGGTGCTCTCGTGCTTCTCAGACGCGCCGGAGGAGACGAAGCAGCGGCGCGCTCCGCGTCCGCCCCCGCCGGGGCGCCGCGCCCACCGCGTGAAcgaggccgcggcggcggcggcggcggcggcggtggtggggcTGGGGTCGAGCGAGCGGTGGGGGCGGCGCGCGGGGAGGAAGGAgcgcgcggcggaggaggcgctGATCCACGAGCAGGccctcgcggcggcggcggcgctggtgCTGCAGCAGAGCGGCGCGGGGATCGGATCGGCGCCCTTCGATCGCTCGGCGTCGCTGCGGTACCCCGGCCAGGGACACAAGAAGCAGCCGCTACCCCGGAGCTCGAGCTCGCggccgcggtcgctcgccgatCCCGTGCTCCAGCCCCAGCAACTCGTCCAACAG GGTATAAAGGCTGAGGACTTAGAGACCAACCACTTTGTTCTTGTCCACGGCGGTGGTTTTGGTGCTTGGTGTTGGTATAAAACGATAGCTCTTCTGGAAGATGGTGGATTTAAAGTCAACGCTATTGATCTCACTGGATCCGGAATTCATTCTTatgatacaaataaaattactagTCTAACCGATTATGTCAAGCCGCTCACAACTTTTCTTGAAACCCTAGGTGATAcagagaag GCGATATTGGTGGGGCATGATATTGGTGGTGCTTGTATATCCTATGCAATGGAGATGTTCCCCTCTAAGGTTGCGAAAGCTGTTTTCCTCTGTGCAGCAATGCTGACAAATGGCCAAAGTACTCTTGATATGTTCCAACAGCAA gcGGATACAAATGATCTTCTCCGACAAGCCCAAGTATTTGTGTATTCAAATGGCAAGGAGCAGCCTCCTACAGCTATCAATCTCGACAAGGCTTTTGTAAAAGATCTGCTTTTTAACCAAAGTCCTGCTAAG GATGTATCCTTGTCTTTGGTTTCTATGCGACCCATCCCTTTCGCCCCCGTGCTGGAGAAGCTCTCTCTCACCGACGAGAAGTTCGGCTCAGTGAGGAGGTTCTATATAGAGACCACAGAGGACAATGCAATACCGCTCTCGCTGCAACAGAGCATGTGTAGCTCTAACCCGGCCGAAAAAGTGTTTAGGCTGAAGGGCTCCGACCATTCTCCGTTCTTCTCGAAGCCGCAAGCTTTACACAAGCTATTGGTGGAGATCGCGAACATCCCCTCGGCTCAGGTCTCCTAA
- the LOC109720942 gene encoding coiled-coil domain-containing protein 6, which translates to MAEKGGGGGGGGGGGERWRAAITNLSEMGANLDSLQKLLTKKAVFVDEETFAKASLTSDQARTIKALEQRVESLERELDAAISAAARARSEKRQAEATQRAAELRAQEITRELENTTKVFKLHMEELRAKQEEISKKEGEIKVLEAIIQTLSRNDSSLPDE; encoded by the exons atggcggagaagggcggcggcggcggcggcggcggcggaggaggagagaggtgGAGGGCGGCGATCACCAACCTCTCGGAGATGGGGGCGAATCTCGACTCGCTCCAGAAGCTTCTGACGAAGAAGGCGGTGTTCGTCGACGAGGAGACCTTCGCCAAGGCCTCGCTCACCTCCGACCAGGCCCGAACCATCAAG GCTCTTGAGCAGAGGGTAGAGTCTTTAGAGAGAGAACTTGATGCTGCAATTTCAGCAGCTGCTCGAGCTCGCTCCGAGAAACGACAAGCTGAGGCCACTCAGCGGGCCGCTGAATTACGTGCACAGGAGATTACAAGAGAGCTGGAGAACACCACAA AGGTGTTTAAATTACACATGGAAGAGCTTCGAGCGAAGCAAGAGGAGATCTCGAAGAAAGAGGGCGAGATCAAGGTTTTGGAAGCTATAATACAGACGCTAAGTAGAAACGACTCCAGTTTACCAGATGAGTGA